In Oncorhynchus clarkii lewisi isolate Uvic-CL-2024 chromosome 24, UVic_Ocla_1.0, whole genome shotgun sequence, one DNA window encodes the following:
- the LOC139382630 gene encoding uncharacterized protein encodes MLLTQPQPQPQTPDPSPQPQPPAPASAPSLSPQPQPQPKPQPKPQPPASAPSLSPQPQPQPKPQPKPQPPASAPSLSPQPQPQPQPQPQPQPLAPAPATAPYSASASATAPATTPVTAPAPATNPSPSHNPSPSPSPSHNPSHSPSPIRILNPRPCHSPLLSPSHSLSSSPSNKPKPQPHPQPHPQPQLQPKPQPPASAPSPQPQPPAPAPASAPASPQPQPHTQPQPQPQLQPQRQSQLQPQQQTPAQATTPAPAPATTPATATAPAPSTFSTPGPATAPSSALATASAPAPATNPSPSPNPSLSPSHNPSHSPSPIHTLNPRPCHSPLLSPSHSLSSSPSNKPKPQPHPHPHPQPQPQPKPQASARSPQPQPPAPAPASAPASASASATASPQPQPHTQPQPQPQLQPQRQSQLQPQQQTPAQATTPAPAPATTPATATAPAPSTFSTTDPATAPSSALATASAPAPATNPSPSPNPSHSPSHNPSHSPSPIHILNYSPCHSQLHSPSHILSPILSHSPRPSPSHSLSLSHSSSHNPSHSSSPSNKPQPQPQPQPQPQPQPQPQPQPHPHSQPQPCHSPLFSPSHSLSSSPSNKPQPQPQPQPQPQPHPQPHPQPQPQPQPQSQPQPQPQSQPHPQPHPQPQPQPQPQPQPQHQPQPQPQLQPQPQPQPQPQSQPQPQPQPQPQSQPHPQPQPQSQPQSQPQPQPQPQSQPQPQPQPQPQPQPQSQPYPQPQPQSQPQSQSQPQPQPQSQPHPQPQPQPQPQPHPSHSPSHSPSHSPSHSPSPSPSPSHSPSHIPSHILSPIPSPSLSPSPSPSPSPSHSPSPSPSHSHSHSPIHSHSYSHSHSPIHRHSPSHSTIHSPILSHSPIPILSPILSPSHSHSTIHSPILSHSPIPILSPIHSHSPSHSTIHSPIHSHRPSHSTIHSPSHSLSPILSPILSHGPSHSHSTIHSHSHSLSPSPSQPQPQSHPQPQPQPQPAPATVPAPDTSSAPVPVPSTATATHCCTNVLEETPLNCRQKSVCRHLACHKELLEHDAGQTSLASTQTSMEQQEERDRGQVAALKSSRMLSTTV; translated from the exons ATGCTTCTCacacagccccagccccagccccagaccccagaccccagcccccagcctcagcccccagccccagcctcagcccccagcctcagcccccagccccagccccagcccaagCCCCAGCCCAAGCCCCagcccccagcctcagcccccagcctcagcccccagccccagccccagcccaagCCCCAGCCCAAGCCCCagcccccagcctcagcccccagcctcagcccccagccccagcctcagcctcagccccagcctcagcctcagcccctGGCCCCAGCACCAGCCACAGCCCCAtactcagcctcagcctcagccacAGCTCCAGCCACAACCCCAGTCACAGCTCCAGCCCCAGCAACAAACCCCAGCCCAAGCcacaaccccagccccagccccagccccagccacaaCCCCAGCCACAGCCCCAGCCCTATCCGCATTCTCAACCCCAGGCCTTGCCACAGCCCCCTCCTCAGCCCTAGCCACAGcctcagctccagccccagcaaCAAACCCAAGCCCCAGCCACATCCTCAGCCCCATCCTCAGCCACAGCTCCAGCCCAAGCCCCagcccccagcctcagcccccagcccccagcctcagcccccagccccagccccagcctcagccccagcctca ccccagccacagccccatactcagcctcagcctcagccacAGCTCCAGCCACAACGCCAGTCACAGCTCCAGCCCCAGCAACAAACCCCAGCCCAAGCCacaaccccagccccagctccagccacaaccccagccacagccacagccccaGCCCCATCCACATTCTCAACCCCAGGCCCTGCCACAGCCCCCTCCTCAGCCCTAGCCACAGcctcagctccagccccagcaaCAAACCCaagccccagccccaaccccagcctcagccccagccacaACCCCAGCCACAGCCCCAGCCCCATCCACACTCTCAACCCCAGGCCCTGCCACAGCCCCCTCCTCAGCCCTAGCCACAGcctcagctccagccccagcaaCAAACCCAAGCCCCAGCCACATCCTCATCCCCATCCTCAGCCACAGCCCCAGCCCAAGCCCCAAGCCTCAGCCCGCagcccccagcctcagcccccagccccagccccagcctcagccccagcctcagcctcagcctcagccacagcctca ccccagccacagccccatactcagcctcagcctcagccacAGCTCCAGCCACAACGCCAGTCACAGCTCCAGCCCCAGCAACAAACCCCAGCCCAAGCcacaaccccagccccagccccagccacaaccccagccacagccacagccccaGCCCCATCCACATTCTCAACCACAGACCCTGCCACAGCCCCCTCCTCAGCCCTAGCCACAGcctcagctccagccccagcaaCAAACCCaagccccagccccaaccccagccacaGCCCCAGCCACAACCCCAGCCACAGCCCCAGCCCCATCCACATTCTCAACTACAGCCCCTGCCACAGCCAACTCCACAGCCCCAGCCACATCCTCAGCCCCATCCTCAGCCACAGCCCCAGACCCAGCCCCAGCcacagcctcagcctcagccacAGCTCCAGCCACAACCCCAGTCACAGCTCCAGCCCCAGCAACAAACCCCAGCcacaaccccagccccagccccagccacaaccccagccacagccccagccccagccccatccgCATTCTCAACCCCAGCCCTGCCACAGCCCCCTCTTCAGCCCCAGCCACAGcctcagctccagccccagcaacaaaccccagccccagccacaaccccagcctcagccccagccacaTCCTCAGCCCCATCCTCAGccacagccccagccccagccacagtcccagccccagccccagccacaaTCCCAGCCACATCCTCAGCCCCAtcctcagcctcagccccagccccagccccagccccaaccACAGCACCAGCCACAACCCCAGCCCCAACTACAGCCCCAGCCACAGCCCCAGCCCCAACCACAGTCCCAACCACAGCCCCAACCACAGCCCCAGCCACAGTCCCAGCCACATCCTCAGCCCCAGCCACAGTCCCAGCCacagtcccagccccagccccagccccaaccacagtcccagccccagccacagccacagccccaACCACAGCCCCAGCCACAGTCCCAGCCATatcctcagccccagccccagtcccagccacagtcccagtcccagccccagccccagccacagTCCCAGCCACatcctcagccccagccccagccccagccccagcccca ccccagccacagccccagccatagccccagccatagccccagccacagccccagccccagcccaagCCCCAGCCACAGCCCCAGCCACATCCCCAGCCACATCCtcagccccatccccagccccagcctcagccccagtcccagccccagccccagccccagccacagtcccagccccagccccagccacagccacagccacagtccCATCCACAGCCACAGctacagccacagccacagtccCATCCACAGGCACAGCCCCAGCCACAGTACAATCCACAGCCCCATCCTCAGCCACAGCCCCATCCCCATCCTCAGCCCCATCCTCAgccccagccacagccacagtACAATCCACAGCCCCATCCTCAGCCACAGCCCCATCCCCATCCTCAGCCCCATCCACAGCCACAGCCCCAGCCACAGTACAATCCACAGTCCCATCCACAGCCACCGCCCTAGCCACAGTACAATCCACAGCCCCAGCCACAGCCTCAGCCCCATCCTCAGCCCCATCCTCAGCCACGgccccagccacagccacagtacaatccacagccacagccacagcctcagccccagccccagccagcccCAGCCACAGTCCCATCCACAGccacagcctcagccccagccagcCCCAGCCACAGTCCCAGCCCCAGACACATcctcagccccagtcccagtcccatccacagccacagccacacatTG